The Chlorobaculum sp. MV4-Y genome contains the following window.
CGGTCACGTTCAGCTCGGCGGCCAGCGAGGCGTGCCAGATATTTTTTCTCGACGACTCGCTGGCTTCGTCGAGCTTGTATTCGTTGTGGCTGTAGCCGAGGTTGAAGTGGAAGGTGGCCAGCTTGGCTTCACGTGTCGCGATGAGCGTCACGTCGCCGGAAACCTTGCCAGTGCCGAGGCCCTTGTGTTCATCGCCAGTTGGCAGGGTGAGGCCGGGTTTGAGCGCAAGGCTGAAACCGCTGTCCGGCATTTCGTAAAAGCGCCACTTGATTTGCAGGGCGAGGTCGCCGATACCGTTTTCATCAGCCATTTTCACGCCATTCTCTTTCTCCGTGTACCACTCCCACGGCACTCCGGCGACCAGGTCGATGGTGTCCGTCAGGCCGTAGCTGATGGTTGTCGAGACGGCGCCGCCGGTGGTTTTACATGAGACTCCCGCCTCGGTTTCTTTGTCGCTTGAGGATTCAAATCCGATTTCGATCTGGCTGTGGCCTTTTCCCTGGGTGCCGGTGTCGTCCGTCTGAAGCGGCATGGCGGCAAAAAGTGGCGTCGAACAGAGCATGAGCGCCGAAGCGAGAAGGGCGGTTTTTTTCTGCATGGCGATGATGATTGTGGTTGGCGATAGCATGAAAATAAGATTTGTGCTATCGACGGGCAACAGGTAACGGCGTTGAATCGGTTGAGTGCAGAAAATGTTACGATGTTCCGACTGTCAGTCGGCGGATGAGAGGGAGAGGTCGAGATGTTTGACACCGACCAGTACCTTGAGAGCGCTGGAGAGTTTTTCGATTTCGGGGGCGTTGCCCTTGACAGCGATCACTTCGAGGCAGTTCTCGTGGTCGAGGTGCACGTGCTGGGTCGAGATGATGAGGTCGTGGAAGTCGTGCTGAATGTCGATGAGGCGGTTGACCAGCTCGCGCTTGTGGTGGTCGTAGGTCATCACGATGGCCCCGGCCACCAGGCCGCCCTCCATCCGCGTTTTGTGGAGCAGTTCGTCACGGATGAGGTCGCGGAGGGCCTCCGACCGGCTCTGGTAGCCCTGGCTCTTGATGTGCCGGTCGAAAGCCTCGATCAGTTCCCTGTCGAGCGAAATGCCGAAGCGGTAGAGGTCGCTCACGCGCTTACCACTCCTCGAAGTTTTTTGCCGTGCCGCCGAGCTTCTCGTTGATGGCCGCCGCCGCCGTGCGTCCCGCGCCCATCGCCAGAATCACCGTCGCGCCACCCGTGACGATGTCGCCGCCGGCGTAAACGTTCTCCTTGGAGGTCTGCATGGTGTTGACGTCAACGACGATGGTTTCCCGCTTGCTGACCTCGATGTCGGGCGTGGTCTGGTGGATAAGCGGGTTGGAGCCGTTGCCGATGGAGATGATCGCCATGTCGATGGGCAGGATGTACTCCGAGCCCTCGACCGGTACCGGACGGCGGCGTCCCGAATCGTCGGGCGCGCCAAGTTCCATCTTCTGGCACTTCGCGCCGGTGAGCCACGCCTTTTCGTCGCCGACGAACTCAAGCGGGGTGGTGAGCAGCAGGAACTCGATGCCCTCCTCCTTGGCGTTGTGAATCTCCTCCTCGCGGGCGGGCATCTCTTTTTCGGAGCGGCGATAGACGATGTAGGCGTGCTCCGCTCCGAGCCTCTTGGCCGTGCGGACGGCGTCCATCGCGGTGTTGCCGCCGCCGAAGACCGCGACGTTTTTGCCCTTGCAGTCGAACACCGGCGTGTCGCTGCTCTTCAGGAAGTCGTAGGCCTTCATCAAATTCACCCTCGTCAGGAACTCGTTGGCCGCGAGCACGCCGACGAGGTTCTCGCCCGGAATGCCCATGAACCATGGCAGACCGGCGCCAACGCCGATGAAGACAGCGTCGAAGCCCTCCTCCTCGATCAGCTCGTCGATGGTGATGGTTCTGCCAACCACCACGTCTGTTCTGAACTCGATGCCCATGCGGCGCAGGCCATCAAGCTCTTCGCGGACGATCTCCTTCGGCAGGCGGAACTCCGGAATGCCGTACATCAAAACACCGCCAAGTTCGTGCAGTGCCTCGAACACCACCACCTTATGGCCGTACTGGGCCAGGTCGTTGGCGCAGCTCAGGCCCGCCGGGCCGCTGCCGACAACGGCAACCTTCTTGCCAGTCGAGGGGGCGACTTTCGGATCGATCTTCTGGCCGCTGGTGCGCTCGTAATCGCCGACGAAGCGTTCGAGGTTGCCGATGGCCACCGGTTCGTGCTTCTTGCCGATGACACACATCTTCTCGCACTGGTCTTCCTGCGGGCAGACGCGGCCGCAGATTGACGGTAGCACGTTGTCCTCCTTGATCTTCCTGACCGCGCCCATGAAGTCGCCCTCGGCGATCAGTTTGATGAACTGGTCGATCTTGATGTTGACCGGGCACCCCGCGATGCAGATCGGGTCCTTGCACTGGATGCAGCGCAGGGCTTCCTGCTGCGCCTGTTCCGGGGTCAGGCCAAGGTTGACCTCCCTGAAGTTACCGACGCGCTCCACTGGATCCTGAGCGGGCATCTTCTGGCGGGGAATGGCCATGCGTTCCTTGGCTGTGATAGTACGAGCGTCCATGATTACGATTGCTGGTTTAGCGGTGAAACGGATTTTCGTGACAGTCCTGCCCGCCGGAAGTCGCTCGAAACGGCTCCGGAAGGTAGACTGCTTCTATGAAAAATGTCAGGTTGTGCAGGAATCAAGCCTGCCTGGTCAGATTGCATTCGTGAGCGAAGGTATCGTCAGCCTCCTTCTCTTCGTGCTGGTAAATCCTGTTCCTGTCGGCAAGGTTCTTGAAATCGACCTGATGGGCGTCGAACTCAGGGCCGTCGATGCAGCCGAACTTGATCTCGCCGCCGACCGTGACGCGGCAGCCGCCGCACATGCCGGTGCCGTCGATCATGATGGGGTTGAGGCTGACCACGGTTTTGATGCCGTACGGACGGGTGACGTCAGCCACCGCCTTCATCATCGGAATCGGGCCGATGGCGAGCACGAAATCGATCTTCTTGCCGGAGTCGATCAGCTCCTGGAGCTTCTGCGTGACAAAACCGTGGAAGCCGTACGAGCCGTCGTCGGTGGTGATGTACGATTCGTCGCTGACCGCCTTCATCTCATCTTCGAGGATCACGAGATCCTTCGAACGCGCGCCGTTGATGGTGATGACATAGTTGCCAGCCTCCTTGAGCGCCGCCGCTGTCGGGTAGGCGATAGCGGTGCCCACGCCGCCGCCGATACTGACTGCCGTACCGAAATTCTCGATGTGCGAGGGAGTTCCCAGCGGGCCTACAACATCGGCGATCGAGTCGCCTGCCTCCTTGCGGTTCAACTCACGTGTCGATTTGCCCGCACCCTGCGCGATGATGGTGATGGTGCCTTTTTCGGGATTCGAGTCGGCGATGGTCAGAGGAATGCGCTCGCCGTTCTCTGCGATCCTGATGATGACGAACTGGCCAGCTTTTCGCTTTTTTGCGATCCTCGGAGCCTCGATTTCGAATTTTTTAATATTTTCAGCTAAAAAAATAGCGGAAACAATCCTGTACATTGTTACTTGCGATTACTCGTGATATGTGGATTGGAATGACTTTCAGCAGGGAAGCAAGGAAGAAAGTGAAAGCCACAGAAGGAGGTATAATACGGCGAGAACTTCTTAAAAAAAGACGCGTTGACCCTTTTTCGAGGTTTCAAGCGCTTTTTTCTCCATCCGGAGGCCATCAGCAACGTTTTAATCTTTTAGTTCATGGTATTTATTGCCGACTATGGCGCCGGAAACCTCAGGTCGGTGCACAAGGCTTTCGATTATCTCGGCATCAAGGCAGTCGTCAGCGACAAGGCATCCGAGATGAGCCGTTACGATAAAGTGCTTATTCCCGGCGTCGGCGCGTTCGGCCCGGCGATGGAGGCGCTGAACCGACAGGGATTCGGCGAGGCGATCCGGGAGCATATCAACAAAGGCCGCAGTGTGCTTGGCATCTGCCTCGGCATGCAGCTCTTCCTTTCAGAAAGCGAGGAGATGGGAGCGTATAAGGGCCTCGACATCGTGCCCGGCAAGGTACTCCGTTTTACCGGCAGCACCGACAAGATTCCGCAGATCGGCTGGAACTCTGTTGATTACTGCAAGGAATCGGTACTCTTCCGCAATATTCCAGACCGGTCATATTTCTACTTCGTGCACTCTTACTATTGCCGCCCCGATGAGCCGGAAAGCGTGGCCACGACCACCTTTTTCGCCGGGAAAAATTTTTGTTCGGCCATTGAGAAAAATGGTATTTTCGCGGTACAGTTTCACCCTGAAAAAAGCTCCGAAGCGGGCTTGCAGGTGCTGAAGAATTTTGCAGAATTTTAAGTCTTTGAGGTTATACACGTTATGCTGATCATTCCAGCTATAGATATAAAGGAAGGCAAGTGCGTCCGGCTCACCAAGGGTGACTTTGCCCAGAAGAAGGTCTATCTCGACAACCCGTGCGACATGGCGGTCATCTGGCGGAAGCAGAACGCCAAGATGATCCATGTGGTTGATCTCGATGCCGCCCTGACCGGCGAGACGGTCAACTTCGAGAGGATTCGCGAGATTGTCAACGTGCTCGATATTCCGATCCAGGTCGGCGGCGGCATTCGCTCCGTCGAGGTGGTCGAGAAGTACCTCCAGATGGGCGTCAGCCGCGTGGTCATCGGCTCTGCGGCGGTTACCAATCCAGGCCTTATCGCCGAGCTGCTGAAAAAATACCGCCCCTCACAGATCGTCGTCGGCATTGACGCCGAGAACGGCGTGCCCAAGATCAAGGGGTGGACCGAGAGCAGCGCCATGCAGGATTACGAGCTTGCCGCCGAAATGAAGAAGCTCGGTGTCGAACGCATCATCTACACCGACATCACCCGAGACGGCATGTTGCAGGGAGTCGGCTACGAAACCACCAAACGCTTCGCCGAGAAGGCAGGCATGAAGGTGACCGCCTCGGGCGGCGTGACCACCTCCGATGACTTGCACAAGCTCCGCTCGCTCGAAAAGTACGGCGTCGATTCAGTCATTATCGGCAAGGCGCTCTACGAGTGCAACTTTCCGTGCCAGGAGCTGTGGTACGCCTACGAGCAGGGACTTGGCATTGACGGCGAATTCTCCACGGCACGCAAAAAAGAGTGCTGCCCCTGAAGCGGCGCATCGCGATTGCAACCATCGACAGCCACCGTGCAGGAACAGCGCCAACAGCTTCTCCAGTCGCTTGAAGCCCTGATCTTCTCCTCGGAAGAGCCGGTCAATCTTCAGACGCTCAGTCAGATCACCGGCCAGAAGTTTACGCCGGCCGAGTTTCAGGATGCGGTCGATGAACTCAACCGCGACTACGAGGCGACCGGTAGAACCTTCCGCATCCATGCCATCGCTGGCGGCTATCGCTTTCTCACCCTGCCGGAATTTGCCGACCTTGTCCGCCAACTGCTTGCGCCGGTGATCCAGCGGCGGCTGTCCCGATCCATGCTCGAAGTGCTTGCTGTGGTGGCCTGGCATCAGCCCGTCACCAAGGGAGAAATCCAGCAGATCCGGGGTGCGAGTCCCGACTACTCCATCGACCGCCTGCTCTCGCGCGGGCTGATCGAGGTGCGCGGCAGGGCGGACTCGCCCGGGCGACCGTTGCAGTACGGTACGACCGCCGCATTTCTCGACCTGTTCCATCTGCCGAGCCTGAAAGACCTTCCCAAGTTGCGTGAAATCAAGGAGATACTCCGGGAGCACGAAGAACAGCAATATCTGGCCGAAGCCGATTCGCCGCTGGCCGCTGATGAAGATGAAAACCCACGAATGGAGACGACTAAATGAAAAAGCAGGTGCAGGAAGAGAAGGTCAGAATCAACAAATATCTCGCCATGTGTGGCATTGCATCCCGGCGGGCTGCCGATCAGCTTGTGCTTGAAGGCAAGGTGAGTGTGAATGGCCATATTGCCGACGAGCCGGGCTTCAGGGTCGATCCGCGTAATGACGAGGTGGTGGTTGACGGGCGGCTTCTCGCAAAGCCTGAGGGTAAAAAGGTTTACATCCTGTTCAACAAGCCCCGGAACGTCATCACCACGAGCCACGACGAACGCGATCGCCAGCAGATTCTCGATTTCATCGATGTCCCCGAGCGGGTCTTCCCGGTCGGACGGCTCGACCGGAAGAGCACCGGGCTTCTGCTGCTGACCAACGACGGCACGCTGGCCCACCGGCTGATGCACCCGTCGTCGCAGGTGCAGAAAGAGTACCTTGCCTCGCTCGACGCGAAGTTTCCGCCTGCGATGCTCCAGAAGCTGACCGGTGGCATGAGGCTCAAGGACACCGGCGAGAAGGTGAGCCCCTGCAGGGCAAAAATCCTCGACGATGGCATGAGCGTGCTCGTGAGCATTCACGAAGGCAAGAACCACCAGGTGCGACGTATGTTCAGCACCCTCGGTTTCGAGGTCAAGCGACTTGACCGCGTGGCCTATGCGGGTCTGACTCCCGGGGAACTCAGACGAGGGGAGTGGCGCTTTCTCTCCCGCAATGAGGTCGAAAAACTCTATCGGTTGTGTGGTGGTCACTGATTATATTTGACAAGTTCCGTTTGACGTAACGGGCATATCGCTTTTTTCTCTCCAATTTTCATCGACCCCTTGCGATGAAACCGACATATACTACCTGGCTGCGCCGCATGACGGTGTTGGCCTTGCTGTATGCATTTGCTATTTCGCCAACTCCGGCGCTGGCTTTCGACTCGTTCGAAGAGCTGCTCGACCGTTCCGGCTCGGAAGGCACTGCGGAGGAGTTGTTCAACGATCTCGAAGATTTGCGCCGGAACAAAATTCCGGTCAATCTCGCCACCGAAGAGCAACTGCTCGAACTGCCGCTGCTTTCTGCTGCCGATGCGGCAAAGATCATCACCCGGCGGCAGCGCGGGCCGATCAGAGCCATTGCTGAACTCGAAGCGGTAATCGGCAAGGACGCCGCCCGCCGTCTTGCCCCGTACCTCTCATTCAAACTGCCGCCTGAAAAAAAGAGAAAAGAGCCACAGGAGAAACTTCGGGGCAGCGTGATCGGGCGGGTTTTCTGGGAAGATCCCCCGCGCGCTGGGGTCACAAATGGCAAGTATGCCGGAGGGAATCGCCATGTGTACAGCCGGTTTCAGGTGGCCACGCCGCACTATGGTGTTCATCTTTTGTCGGACAGTGATGTTGGCGAACCGGATATCGACGACTTTCTCTCGTTCAATGTCCATGCCGAACGGATCGGCATTCTGACGCAGGCGGTTGTCGGAAATTACAAGCTGAGTTTCGGGCAGGGGTTGCTTTTCGGCCAGGGACGCTACTTTTTCAAAGGCTCGGACGCCGTCGATGGCGTGCTGCTCTTCGCACCGGCGCTCCGGCCCTACACCTCGGCTGGTGAGGACAACTTTCTGCAAGGCGCGGCGGCGACAATTTCACCGGGGCCGTTCGAGTTGACGGCGTTCACTTCGAGTAACAAGCTCGATGCGACCATCAAGAATGGCGTGGTTACGAGCATTGCCACCGGTGGCTATCATCGCACAGCTACAGAGCTTAAAAAGAAGGACAACCTCACTCAGGAGGTCAACGGCGTGAATCTCCGGTACCGTTATCGCGCTGGAGAGTTGAGTAGTGCCATTGGCGCGACATGGACGAAATACAGATACGGGCTTCCGCTTACATGGCTCGATGACGGCAAAAATGGCGGCCAGCTCACCTCTCTCGAAGCGAGCGCCGTGTATCGAAACACACAGGTTTTCGGCGAGGCCGCATACGCAGCCGAGCCCGGCGCCCTGTCATGGATATGCGGCGTTCAGGCCGATTTGGCAAAGGGAATTGCCGGCATTGTCTCCATGCGTGACTACGCCTTTGAATACTACTCTCCGTTTGCCGGAGCGTTCGCCGAGCGGGGCGACAACGCATCGAACGAGAGTGGCCTCTATTTTGGTCTGAAGGCCAAAGCACTCGACAACCTGACCCTTGCCGGTTTTTATGACAGGTTCAGATTTCCGGTGCTCGACAAGCGATACTACGTCTACCCGTCATCTGGCTACGAGGCGCGGTTCTACGCGACCTGGGAGCAGAACCGCTGGATTACCTGGGATGTCATGTATCAGCATAAGGAGAAGGAGGAGGCTAAAAAGCAGTTCGATAGCAACATCGGAACATCGCCTTACATACCGGTGCCCAAAATTACCAACCGGGCGCAGCTTGGTCTGGTGGCTCGATGTTCTTCAAGCATCACGCTGAAATCGCGAGCTGCATTCAAGAGCCTCCGGAGCCACTTTGTCAGCGGGACGGAGAGCGAGGAGGGGTGGCTGCTCTATCAGCAGCTCAACTGGAAAAGCGGCCCCTTCACGCTCAAGACCCGCCTTGCCCGTTTTGACACCGACAGTTACGATGTTGCCCTTTATGCCTACGAAGACGACCTGCCGCTGGTTTATACGCTCAACGCCTACTATGGGCGGGGCAAAGCGTGGTTCATTGTGCTCGATTTCGAGCCGGTGAAGAACTTCAACCTGACCGCCAAGTACGAAACGACATGGTACGACGACCGCGACGTTTACAGCAGCGGAAATGATCTTCGCAACACCTCGTCACCGGCTTCGTTCAACGTGGGGTGTATGCTGAAGTTTTGAGGAGGGATGAGGTTGTTTGACGGTTGAGGAGCTTGAATTACTGAAAATTCAGCGCTATATAACATCGTTAAAGGGTCAAAAAAGCCAAAACAACTTGGGGCCCTATTAAGCGGATTGTAGGTTTGATTCTTGCCGTCATCAGAGCGCAGATGGTGATAACCGGAGTGCACAGAGCGTTTGGGCTGGGCACCGGGTGAGTGGGTGGTGGTTTGTGTTGCTGGGCAATGTGTCGAAAAATGTTTTTTTCAGAAAGAATTATGCGGGTGAATCAGGAATTTCTGAAATTGGTGAGAGAGAAAGCGGAGGAAAAGCTGCTTTTTCTCCCCCATGCACTGAACCAGATGATGCGACCTGATCGGATGATTAGTACGCCAGAAGTGAGGAGGGCTGTTTTTGATGGTGAGATCATTGAAGAATATCCGGAAGATGCAAGAGGTCATAGTTGTCTTATACTTGGATACGGCGAGGGTGAAAGGGCGTTACACGTTGTTTGTGCGCCGAAAGATGAATATTTGGCAGTTATTACAGCCTATATTCCAAGTGCGGATCAATGGAGTGTTGATTTTAAATGGAGGAGAAAATTATG
Protein-coding sequences here:
- the scpB gene encoding SMC-Scp complex subunit ScpB, with product MQEQRQQLLQSLEALIFSSEEPVNLQTLSQITGQKFTPAEFQDAVDELNRDYEATGRTFRIHAIAGGYRFLTLPEFADLVRQLLAPVIQRRLSRSMLEVLAVVAWHQPVTKGEIQQIRGASPDYSIDRLLSRGLIEVRGRADSPGRPLQYGTTAAFLDLFHLPSLKDLPKLREIKEILREHEEQQYLAEADSPLAADEDENPRMETTK
- a CDS encoding transporter, which translates into the protein MLSPTTIIIAMQKKTALLASALMLCSTPLFAAMPLQTDDTGTQGKGHSQIEIGFESSSDKETEAGVSCKTTGGAVSTTISYGLTDTIDLVAGVPWEWYTEKENGVKMADENGIGDLALQIKWRFYEMPDSGFSLALKPGLTLPTGDEHKGLGTGKVSGDVTLIATREAKLATFHFNLGYSHNEYKLDEASESSRKNIWHASLAAELNVTDKLRAVGDLGIETNSDKESDTDPAYILGGLIYAVNENTDLDIGIKGGLNDAETDTTLLAGMTMRF
- the gltA gene encoding NADPH-dependent glutamate synthase, whose protein sequence is MDARTITAKERMAIPRQKMPAQDPVERVGNFREVNLGLTPEQAQQEALRCIQCKDPICIAGCPVNIKIDQFIKLIAEGDFMGAVRKIKEDNVLPSICGRVCPQEDQCEKMCVIGKKHEPVAIGNLERFVGDYERTSGQKIDPKVAPSTGKKVAVVGSGPAGLSCANDLAQYGHKVVVFEALHELGGVLMYGIPEFRLPKEIVREELDGLRRMGIEFRTDVVVGRTITIDELIEEEGFDAVFIGVGAGLPWFMGIPGENLVGVLAANEFLTRVNLMKAYDFLKSSDTPVFDCKGKNVAVFGGGNTAMDAVRTAKRLGAEHAYIVYRRSEKEMPAREEEIHNAKEEGIEFLLLTTPLEFVGDEKAWLTGAKCQKMELGAPDDSGRRRPVPVEGSEYILPIDMAIISIGNGSNPLIHQTTPDIEVSKRETIVVDVNTMQTSKENVYAGGDIVTGGATVILAMGAGRTAAAAINEKLGGTAKNFEEW
- the nikR gene encoding nickel-responsive transcriptional regulator NikR; its protein translation is MSDLYRFGISLDRELIEAFDRHIKSQGYQSRSEALRDLIRDELLHKTRMEGGLVAGAIVMTYDHHKRELVNRLIDIQHDFHDLIISTQHVHLDHENCLEVIAVKGNAPEIEKLSSALKVLVGVKHLDLSLSSAD
- the hisA gene encoding 1-(5-phosphoribosyl)-5-[(5-phosphoribosylamino)methylideneamino]imidazole-4-carboxamide isomerase, with the translated sequence MLIIPAIDIKEGKCVRLTKGDFAQKKVYLDNPCDMAVIWRKQNAKMIHVVDLDAALTGETVNFERIREIVNVLDIPIQVGGGIRSVEVVEKYLQMGVSRVVIGSAAVTNPGLIAELLKKYRPSQIVVGIDAENGVPKIKGWTESSAMQDYELAAEMKKLGVERIIYTDITRDGMLQGVGYETTKRFAEKAGMKVTASGGVTTSDDLHKLRSLEKYGVDSVIIGKALYECNFPCQELWYAYEQGLGIDGEFSTARKKECCP
- the hisH gene encoding imidazole glycerol phosphate synthase subunit HisH gives rise to the protein MVFIADYGAGNLRSVHKAFDYLGIKAVVSDKASEMSRYDKVLIPGVGAFGPAMEALNRQGFGEAIREHINKGRSVLGICLGMQLFLSESEEMGAYKGLDIVPGKVLRFTGSTDKIPQIGWNSVDYCKESVLFRNIPDRSYFYFVHSYYCRPDEPESVATTTFFAGKNFCSAIEKNGIFAVQFHPEKSSEAGLQVLKNFAEF
- a CDS encoding pseudouridine synthase, which encodes MKKQVQEEKVRINKYLAMCGIASRRAADQLVLEGKVSVNGHIADEPGFRVDPRNDEVVVDGRLLAKPEGKKVYILFNKPRNVITTSHDERDRQQILDFIDVPERVFPVGRLDRKSTGLLLLTNDGTLAHRLMHPSSQVQKEYLASLDAKFPPAMLQKLTGGMRLKDTGEKVSPCRAKILDDGMSVLVSIHEGKNHQVRRMFSTLGFEVKRLDRVAYAGLTPGELRRGEWRFLSRNEVEKLYRLCGGH
- a CDS encoding sulfide/dihydroorotate dehydrogenase-like FAD/NAD-binding protein — translated: MYRIVSAIFLAENIKKFEIEAPRIAKKRKAGQFVIIRIAENGERIPLTIADSNPEKGTITIIAQGAGKSTRELNRKEAGDSIADVVGPLGTPSHIENFGTAVSIGGGVGTAIAYPTAAALKEAGNYVITINGARSKDLVILEDEMKAVSDESYITTDDGSYGFHGFVTQKLQELIDSGKKIDFVLAIGPIPMMKAVADVTRPYGIKTVVSLNPIMIDGTGMCGGCRVTVGGEIKFGCIDGPEFDAHQVDFKNLADRNRIYQHEEKEADDTFAHECNLTRQA
- a CDS encoding DUF4258 domain-containing protein, which produces MNQEFLKLVREKAEEKLLFLPHALNQMMRPDRMISTPEVRRAVFDGEIIEEYPEDARGHSCLILGYGEGERALHVVCAPKDEYLAVITAYIPSADQWSVDFKWRRKL